A genomic window from Streptomyces sp. MST-110588 includes:
- a CDS encoding F0F1 ATP synthase subunit B, protein MIALVHMASDVEVPENPLFPPIPELVIGLIAFFIVFGFLAKKLLPNINKVLDERRAAIEGGMEKAEAAQAEAQQVLEDYRAQLAEARHEAARLRQEAQEQGATLIAEMRAEGQRQREEIIAAGHAQIEADRKQAALTLRQDVGKLATDLAGKLVGESLEDHARQSRTIDRFLDELEAKAAAEATKAEAGR, encoded by the coding sequence GTGATCGCCCTGGTACACATGGCGTCGGACGTGGAGGTTCCCGAGAACCCCCTGTTCCCGCCGATCCCAGAGCTTGTCATCGGCCTGATCGCCTTCTTCATCGTCTTCGGCTTCCTCGCCAAGAAGCTCCTCCCGAACATCAACAAGGTTCTGGACGAGCGCCGCGCGGCGATCGAGGGTGGTATGGAGAAGGCCGAGGCCGCCCAGGCCGAGGCTCAGCAGGTCCTGGAGGACTACCGGGCCCAGCTCGCCGAAGCCCGCCACGAGGCCGCGCGCCTGCGCCAGGAGGCACAGGAGCAGGGCGCCACGCTCATCGCCGAGATGCGCGCCGAGGGCCAGCGGCAGCGTGAGGAGATCATCGCTGCCGGTCACGCCCAGATCGAGGCGGACCGCAAGCAGGCGGCGCTGACCCTGCGCCAGGACGTCGGCAAGCTCGCCACCGACCTGGCCGGCAAGCTCGTCGGCGAGTCCCTGGAGGACCACGCCCGGCAGAGCCGCACCATCGACCGCTTCCTCGACGAGCTCGAGGCCAAGGCGGCGGCGGAAGCGACGAAGGCCGAGGCCGGACGATGA
- the atpB gene encoding F0F1 ATP synthase subunit A: MLAFDTECHLFIPGCGFEAPGLHSFVFEPLFTIGDFNFNKPMLLALLSTVVVVWFFWAAFGRAKVVPGKLQMIGEAGYDFVRRGLVYDALGKKEGEKYVPFMVSLFFFVWIMNLWSIVPVAAFPVTSVIAFPIGLALVVYVLWLSLTFKKHGFIGGLKNITGYDKSLGPILPLIMGLELLQHLIIRPFTHAVRLFANMFAGHMLILMFTIASWYMLNGVGVVYAGASFVMAIVMTAFEIFIQAVQAYVFVLLACNYVQGALAEHH; the protein is encoded by the coding sequence CGAGGCCCCCGGCCTTCATTCGTTCGTCTTCGAGCCCCTCTTCACCATCGGTGATTTCAACTTCAACAAGCCGATGCTGCTGGCTCTGCTCAGCACGGTTGTCGTCGTGTGGTTCTTCTGGGCCGCCTTCGGCCGCGCCAAGGTGGTGCCGGGCAAGCTGCAGATGATCGGTGAGGCGGGCTACGACTTCGTGCGCCGCGGGCTCGTCTATGACGCGCTCGGCAAGAAGGAGGGCGAGAAGTACGTCCCCTTCATGGTCTCGCTGTTCTTCTTCGTATGGATCATGAATCTCTGGTCCATCGTCCCGGTCGCCGCCTTCCCGGTGACCTCGGTCATCGCCTTCCCCATCGGCCTGGCGCTGGTCGTCTACGTCCTGTGGCTGTCCCTGACGTTCAAGAAGCACGGCTTCATCGGCGGTCTGAAGAACATCACGGGCTACGACAAGTCCCTCGGCCCGATCCTTCCGCTGATCATGGGCCTGGAGCTGCTCCAGCACCTGATCATCCGGCCTTTCACCCACGCGGTCCGGCTCTTCGCGAACATGTTCGCGGGTCACATGCTGATCCTGATGTTCACCATCGCGAGCTGGTACATGCTCAACGGTGTCGGCGTCGTCTACGCGGGCGCGTCCTTCGTGATGGCCATCGTGATGACCGCCTTCGAGATCTTCATCCAGGCCGTTCAGGCGTATGTCTTCGTGCTCCTGGCCTGCAACTACGTTCAGGGCGCGCTCGCCGAGCACCACTGA
- a CDS encoding F0F1 ATP synthase subunit delta, translated as MNGASREALASARERLDALTDNTAVDAALLAEELAAVTALLDREVSLRRVLTDPSQAGEAKAELAGRLLGSQVGGETVDLVSGMVRSRWSRSRDLTDALEELAYSADLTAAQRTGDLDDVEDELFRFGRIVASSSELRSALTDARADATAKAGLLRSLLGGRANPVTERLVVRLVAQPRGRSLEAGLDALTKLAANRRGRMVAVVTSAVPISDSQRERLGAALAGIYGRQVHLNLDVDPEVLGGMQVRIGDEVINGTIADRLEEATRRMAG; from the coding sequence ATGAACGGAGCGAGCCGCGAGGCGCTGGCCTCCGCACGCGAGCGCCTGGACGCGCTGACGGACAACACGGCCGTCGACGCGGCACTGCTCGCCGAGGAGCTGGCCGCCGTCACCGCTCTGCTCGACCGCGAGGTGTCGCTGCGCCGGGTCCTGACCGACCCGTCGCAGGCCGGCGAGGCCAAGGCCGAGCTGGCCGGGCGCCTGCTGGGCAGCCAGGTCGGCGGCGAGACCGTCGATCTGGTCTCCGGCATGGTCCGCTCCCGCTGGTCGCGCTCGCGCGACCTGACGGACGCGCTGGAGGAGCTGGCGTACAGCGCCGACCTCACCGCGGCGCAGCGGACCGGCGACCTGGACGACGTCGAGGACGAGCTGTTCCGCTTCGGCCGGATCGTCGCCTCGTCCAGCGAGCTGCGCTCGGCGCTGACCGACGCCAGGGCGGACGCCACGGCCAAGGCCGGGCTGCTGCGCTCGCTGCTGGGCGGCCGGGCCAACCCGGTCACCGAGCGGCTCGTGGTCCGTCTTGTCGCGCAGCCGCGGGGCCGTAGCCTGGAAGCGGGGCTCGACGCCCTGACGAAGCTGGCCGCGAACCGCCGGGGCCGCATGGTCGCGGTGGTCACCTCCGCCGTGCCGATCAGCGACAGCCAGCGGGAGCGCCTGGGCGCCGCGCTGGCCGGGATCTACGGCCGGCAGGTCCACCTGAACCTCGACGTGGACCCCGAGGTCCTGGGCGGGATGCAAGTGCGGATCGGCGACGAGGTCATCAACGGGACCATCGCGGACCGCCTCGAAGAGGCGACCCGGCGGATGGCCGGCTGA
- the atpA gene encoding F0F1 ATP synthase subunit alpha: protein MAELTIRPEEIRDALENFVQAYKPDAASREEVGTVSDAGDGIAHVEGLPSAMANELLEFEDGTLGLALNLEEREIGAVVLGEFSGIEEGQPVRRTGEVLSVAVGEGYLGRVVDPLGNPIDGLGEIESEGRRALELQAPGVMVRKSVHEPMQTGYKAVDSMVPIGRGQRQLIIGDRQTGKTALAVDTIINQRDNWRSGDPKKQVRCIYVAIGQKGSTIASVRGALEEAGALEYTTIVAAPASDPAGFKYLAPYTGSAIGQHWMYQGKHVLIIFDDLSKQADAYRAVSLLLRRPPGREAYPGDVFYLHSRLLERCAKLSDELGAGSMTGLPIVETKANDVSAFIPTNVISITDGQCFLESDLFNAGQRPALNVGISVSRVGGSAQHKAMRQVSGRLRVDLAQYRELEAFAAFGSDLDAASKSQLERGKRMTELLKQSQYAPYPVEEQVVSIWAGTTGKMDDVPVEDIRRFERELLDYMNREKKELLNSILEGAKMSDDTIQALTDSVATFKQQFETSDGKLLGEDAPVSTSK, encoded by the coding sequence ATGGCGGAGCTCACGATCCGGCCGGAGGAGATCCGGGACGCGCTGGAGAACTTCGTCCAGGCGTACAAGCCGGACGCGGCCTCGCGCGAGGAGGTCGGGACGGTCAGCGATGCCGGTGACGGCATCGCGCATGTCGAGGGCCTTCCCTCGGCGATGGCGAACGAGCTGCTGGAGTTCGAGGACGGCACGCTCGGTCTCGCGCTGAACCTGGAAGAGCGCGAGATCGGCGCGGTTGTCCTCGGTGAGTTCAGCGGCATCGAGGAGGGCCAGCCGGTGCGCCGCACCGGTGAGGTGCTCTCGGTCGCCGTGGGCGAGGGCTACCTCGGCCGCGTCGTCGACCCGCTGGGCAACCCGATCGACGGCCTCGGCGAGATCGAGTCCGAGGGCCGCCGCGCCCTGGAGCTGCAGGCTCCCGGCGTCATGGTCCGCAAGTCGGTCCACGAGCCGATGCAGACCGGCTACAAGGCCGTCGACTCGATGGTGCCGATCGGCCGTGGCCAGCGTCAGCTCATCATCGGCGACCGCCAGACCGGCAAGACCGCTCTGGCCGTCGACACCATCATCAACCAGCGCGACAACTGGCGCTCGGGCGACCCGAAGAAGCAGGTCCGCTGCATCTACGTCGCCATCGGCCAGAAGGGCTCCACCATCGCGTCCGTGCGCGGTGCGCTGGAGGAGGCCGGCGCCCTGGAGTACACGACGATCGTCGCGGCCCCGGCGTCCGACCCGGCCGGCTTCAAGTACCTGGCGCCGTACACCGGCTCGGCCATCGGCCAGCACTGGATGTACCAGGGCAAGCACGTCCTGATCATCTTCGACGACCTGTCGAAGCAGGCCGACGCCTACCGCGCCGTGTCGCTGCTGCTGCGCCGCCCGCCGGGCCGTGAGGCGTACCCGGGTGACGTCTTCTACCTGCACTCGCGTCTCCTGGAGCGCTGCGCGAAGCTCTCGGACGAGCTCGGCGCCGGTTCGATGACGGGTCTGCCGATCGTGGAGACCAAGGCGAACGACGTGTCGGCGTTCATCCCGACCAACGTCATCTCCATCACCGACGGCCAGTGCTTCCTGGAGTCCGACCTGTTCAACGCGGGCCAGCGCCCGGCGCTGAACGTGGGTATCTCCGTCTCCCGCGTCGGTGGCTCCGCCCAGCACAAGGCCATGCGCCAGGTCTCCGGCCGGCTCCGCGTGGACCTCGCCCAGTACCGCGAGCTGGAGGCGTTCGCCGCCTTCGGTTCCGACCTGGACGCGGCCTCCAAGTCCCAGCTCGAGCGCGGCAAGCGGATGACCGAGCTGCTCAAGCAGAGCCAGTACGCCCCGTACCCCGTCGAGGAGCAGGTCGTCTCCATCTGGGCCGGCACCACCGGCAAGATGGACGACGTGCCGGTGGAGGACATCCGCCGCTTCGAGCGGGAGCTCCTGGACTACATGAACCGGGAGAAGAAGGAGCTGCTGAACAGCATCCTGGAGGGCGCGAAGATGTCGGACGACACCATCCAGGCCCTCACCGACTCCGTCGCCACCTTCAAGCAGCAGTTCGAGACCTCGGACGGCAAGCTGCTCGGTGAGGACGCTCCGGTCAGCACCAGCAAGTGA
- the atpE gene encoding ATP synthase F0 subunit C: MSAALELLNLAAPGDNAKTTLVGNVASIGYGLAAIGPGVGVGIIFGNGTQALARQPEAAGLIRTNQIMGFAFCEALALIGIVMGFVYK; encoded by the coding sequence ATGTCCGCTGCTCTCGAACTGCTGAACCTCGCCGCCCCCGGTGACAACGCCAAGACCACGCTGGTCGGTAACGTCGCCTCCATCGGTTACGGCCTGGCCGCGATCGGCCCCGGCGTCGGCGTCGGCATCATCTTCGGTAACGGCACCCAGGCGCTGGCCCGTCAGCCCGAGGCGGCCGGCCTGATCCGTACGAACCAGATCATGGGTTTCGCCTTCTGTGAGGCGCTCGCCCTGATCGGCATCGTCATGGGCTTCGTTTACAAGTAA